One stretch of Chryseobacterium fluminis DNA includes these proteins:
- a CDS encoding tetratricopeptide repeat protein, with protein sequence MEEYFGNELVKKFEEMMENNDEFYFDTEELEDIIVYYLELGDFNYADTAVNYGLKLHPNSLDIKIKKLEILLEWEDYNTAKELISELKGSSMENTDFLVCYAKYYSNLGNPKRSIEICKKALELKEEENFLHNFIADEYVNLGDPFNALKHYRKALKEDPTDEYSLENSMICFADLNKSDEAIAFLNEYLDDFAYSEVAWFEYGQFYFNRKNYEEAIKGYDYLLAINSSSVGVYANKAACYEALGQYQKAIEVYEEMLELEYTKAFTFYKIGLCYKALKQPIVALNAFQKSLREDPQFYLSMMEQSYLYEEMGGMSEALHFAKEATHLNENNLDYQKRLAFLFIDSGKFEESLSCLKKLVDAEPSRFYNWYAFSEVLMLLGEYEEAVTILYSALKEHDRAELYYQLSNCYFNLKDQEKGAESLQKALELDPSLATDMQKKYPYIKDEVKKVKAKVKKKN encoded by the coding sequence TTGGAAGAATATTTTGGAAATGAACTTGTAAAAAAGTTCGAGGAAATGATGGAAAACAATGATGAATTCTACTTTGATACAGAAGAGTTGGAAGATATCATTGTTTATTATCTGGAGCTTGGAGATTTTAATTATGCTGATACAGCAGTAAATTACGGTCTGAAGCTTCATCCCAATTCTCTGGATATCAAGATAAAAAAACTTGAAATTCTTCTGGAGTGGGAAGATTATAATACGGCAAAAGAACTTATCAGTGAGTTAAAGGGTTCCTCAATGGAGAATACCGACTTCCTGGTATGCTATGCGAAGTATTATTCGAATTTAGGAAATCCTAAAAGATCCATAGAAATTTGTAAAAAAGCACTGGAACTGAAAGAAGAAGAAAACTTCCTTCACAATTTCATTGCCGATGAATATGTTAATTTAGGAGATCCTTTTAACGCTCTTAAACATTACAGGAAAGCACTGAAAGAAGACCCCACCGATGAGTATTCGCTGGAAAACAGTATGATCTGCTTTGCTGATCTTAATAAGAGCGATGAGGCCATTGCGTTTCTTAACGAATACCTGGATGACTTTGCCTATTCGGAAGTCGCTTGGTTTGAATACGGACAGTTTTATTTCAACAGAAAAAACTATGAGGAGGCCATAAAAGGGTATGATTATCTTTTGGCCATTAACTCAAGCTCTGTGGGAGTATATGCTAATAAAGCTGCCTGCTATGAAGCATTAGGACAGTACCAGAAAGCCATTGAAGTTTATGAAGAAATGTTGGAGCTTGAATATACGAAAGCTTTTACATTCTATAAAATAGGACTTTGTTATAAAGCCTTAAAACAGCCGATCGTTGCTTTAAATGCTTTCCAGAAATCGCTAAGGGAAGATCCTCAGTTTTATCTGTCGATGATGGAACAGTCTTATCTTTATGAAGAGATGGGCGGCATGTCTGAAGCATTGCACTTTGCAAAAGAAGCTACCCATTTAAACGAAAATAACCTCGATTATCAGAAAAGACTTGCGTTTTTATTTATCGACTCCGGAAAATTTGAAGAAAGTCTTTCCTGTCTTAAGAAATTAGTGGATGCAGAGCCGTCGAGATTTTATAACTGGTATGCTTTTTCGGAAGTGTTGATGTTGCTGGGTGAATATGAAGAGGCGGTTACTATTTTATACAGTGCCTTAAAAGAACATGACCGGGCAGAATTGTACTACCAGCTCAGCAATTGTTATTTTAATTTAAAAGATCAGGAAAAAGGGGCCGAATCCCTTCAGAAAGCTTTAGAATTAGACCCTTCTCTGGCTACAGATATGCAGAAAAAATATCCCTACATCAAAGATGAGGTGAAAAAGGTCAAGGCAAAAGTGAAAAAGAAAAATTAG
- the glmM gene encoding phosphoglucosamine mutase, with product MSLIKSISGIRGTIGGKVNDNLTPLDVVKFASAFGAWLQNNKNKKDLTLVIGRDARISGQMVSSLVTATLQGLGINVIDLGLSTTPTVEIMVPELKADGGIILTASHNPKQWNALKLLNEKGEFITGENGAEVLALAESEDFNYAEVDNLGQYETRDDAFDIHIQQILDLPMVDAEAIRAKNFKVVLDAVNSTGGIAIPMLLDKLGCETIKLYCEPTGQFPHNPEPLKEHLGDICELVKKENADLGVVVDPDVDRLALIDENGEMFGEEYTLVAVADYLLKNKNGAAVSNLSSSRALRDVAHTHHSEYFASAVGEVNVVTLMKEKNAVIGGEGNGGIIYPDLHYGRDSLVGVALFLTHLAKENKTVAELRAGYPSYFMGKKKIELTPEINVDDILSQMEKEYQNEEVSTVDGVKIDFENNWVHLRKSNTEPIIRIYTEARSQEEADRLGDDIIAKIKSLI from the coding sequence ATGTCGTTAATTAAATCTATTTCAGGGATAAGAGGAACCATAGGGGGGAAAGTGAATGATAATCTGACACCTCTTGATGTTGTAAAATTCGCTTCGGCGTTCGGAGCGTGGCTTCAGAATAATAAAAATAAAAAGGATTTAACCTTAGTGATCGGAAGAGACGCCAGAATTTCCGGACAGATGGTTTCTTCTCTGGTAACAGCAACATTACAGGGTCTGGGGATCAATGTTATAGACCTGGGACTTTCTACAACACCTACTGTTGAGATCATGGTGCCGGAACTGAAGGCTGACGGAGGAATTATCCTTACCGCTTCACATAACCCCAAGCAGTGGAATGCACTGAAATTACTGAATGAAAAAGGAGAATTTATCACCGGAGAAAACGGGGCGGAGGTTTTAGCGCTGGCTGAAAGTGAGGATTTTAATTATGCAGAAGTGGATAATTTAGGTCAATATGAAACCCGTGACGATGCTTTTGATATTCATATCCAGCAGATTCTTGATTTGCCAATGGTGGATGCTGAAGCGATCAGAGCGAAAAATTTCAAAGTTGTCTTAGATGCTGTAAATTCCACAGGAGGGATTGCCATTCCAATGTTGTTGGATAAATTAGGTTGTGAAACCATAAAATTATATTGCGAACCCACAGGTCAGTTTCCGCATAATCCGGAACCATTGAAAGAACATTTGGGAGATATCTGCGAATTGGTGAAGAAAGAAAATGCTGATTTGGGAGTTGTGGTAGATCCTGATGTCGACAGGCTGGCGTTAATTGATGAAAACGGCGAAATGTTTGGGGAAGAATATACCTTAGTTGCGGTGGCAGACTATTTACTGAAAAATAAAAATGGAGCGGCTGTTTCAAATCTTTCTTCAAGCCGTGCCCTAAGAGATGTTGCCCATACCCACCATTCAGAATATTTTGCGAGTGCTGTTGGGGAAGTAAATGTGGTTACTTTAATGAAGGAAAAAAATGCGGTAATCGGAGGAGAAGGAAACGGAGGAATTATTTATCCCGATTTGCATTATGGAAGAGATTCTCTGGTTGGCGTTGCCTTGTTTCTGACTCATCTGGCGAAAGAAAATAAAACCGTTGCTGAATTGAGAGCAGGGTATCCGAGTTATTTTATGGGTAAAAAGAAAATAGAACTGACTCCCGAGATCAATGTAGATGATATTTTATCTCAGATGGAAAAAGAATATCAGAATGAAGAGGTTTCTACGGTAGACGGCGTGAAAATAGATTTTGAAAACAATTGGGTCCACCTTCGCAAATCGAATACGGAGCCGATCATCAGAATTTATACTGAAGCCCGATCTCAGGAAGAGGCAGACAGATTAGGAGACGATATTATCGCAAAAATCAAAAGTTTGATTTAA
- a CDS encoding DUF4421 family protein: MVFSFSENETHFGLKHRKIFFVIPFLYAVHGRAQEDSAKIISYEDRVMIRATADTNIESYTFYTEGNQKETVLSINNKIKTSVSVDYRIISATLSFAPKFISSNKYNPLKGNSAYTDFTVRFFPKRLTQTLYYKNVKGFYVENMQDILPGWQKNKDAYIQFPDLRVQTFGGSTAYALNKDFSVKSIYTQGEWQTKSRGSWTPFLDYDYTIFSDTIAGQKSKETQINIGANMGYFYNWVIAGKVNIAPYIAAGLGAKFSSFRDTLEDGTKGMRENTQYLTVRFGSGLHIGYNTDRFLFGGKMIFNANAYSQKKNYTVENSNYFGLVYVGYRFAPPKVVKSNYDKLQKKIPIL; this comes from the coding sequence GTGGTATTTTCATTTTCTGAAAACGAAACCCATTTTGGATTGAAACACCGAAAAATATTTTTTGTAATACCTTTTCTATACGCTGTTCACGGAAGAGCGCAGGAAGATTCTGCCAAAATCATATCGTATGAAGATCGCGTGATGATCCGTGCTACTGCAGACACGAATATAGAAAGCTATACATTTTATACAGAAGGAAATCAGAAGGAGACCGTACTTTCCATCAACAACAAAATAAAAACCTCTGTTTCCGTAGATTACAGAATCATTAGTGCAACCCTGTCTTTTGCGCCTAAATTTATTTCTTCAAATAAATACAATCCTCTGAAAGGAAATAGTGCTTACACCGATTTTACGGTCAGGTTCTTTCCCAAAAGACTTACTCAAACCCTGTATTATAAGAATGTAAAAGGATTTTATGTTGAAAATATGCAGGACATCCTGCCCGGATGGCAAAAAAATAAGGATGCCTATATTCAGTTTCCGGATCTTAGGGTACAGACTTTCGGAGGATCTACCGCCTATGCGCTCAATAAAGATTTTTCCGTGAAAAGCATCTATACCCAGGGTGAATGGCAGACAAAAAGCAGGGGAAGCTGGACTCCTTTTTTAGATTACGATTATACCATTTTCAGCGATACCATAGCAGGACAGAAAAGCAAAGAAACCCAGATTAATATCGGAGCGAATATGGGCTATTTCTACAATTGGGTGATTGCCGGTAAAGTGAATATTGCTCCCTATATAGCAGCTGGGCTCGGAGCGAAATTTTCGAGCTTCAGAGATACTTTGGAAGACGGAACGAAAGGGATGAGAGAAAACACCCAATATCTGACCGTAAGGTTTGGCAGTGGGCTTCACATCGGGTATAATACAGACCGGTTCCTGTTTGGAGGAAAGATGATCTTTAATGCCAATGCTTACAGTCAGAAAAAAAATTATACGGTGGAAAACAGCAATTATTTCGGGCTGGTTTATGTAGGATACCGCTTTGCTCCTCCAAAGGTGGTAAAAAGCAACTACGATAAGCTTCAGAAAAAGATCCCCATCTTATAG